In the genome of Candidatus Lernaella stagnicola, one region contains:
- a CDS encoding SO_0444 family Cu/Zn efflux transporter yields MSGTWIYIIETLRMVYVVFVQTAPFLLLGLFLAGWSKIAIRTKGVHRYLGGGNLRSAFYAAVFGLPLPICSCGVVPVSLSVRDKGASREANLSFLISTPETSVDTLVITWGLLGPLMTIVRPIAALLTAMFAAVLSIAGRTDRPDDHDGEVVLPDAEACEIDEDAHVHEGGYHVVGFRGLWKSLAAAFVGLYRRSNAEGPDVEPVDEAAPDFDPEHNHHHDPVPLRVLVRDANRYAFREMMDDISVWFVLGIILAGVIAAVVPNSWIANIPGGQLGSMLFVLVLSVPMYVCAVESTPIAAMLILKGLSPGAALVFLLAGPATNAATLLIINQAYGRRFLRIYLTAISLVAILSGMALNTLLSWTGWQITSRVAETGAFSLWTVISALSALLLLVLLGLSFYRLDWPTKWVSFKSTGTRIIEVINLFLPIRSPAGVIAPRRRRNRWAVIVALVAAYGLSGFYTVGPGDAGYKLRLGKLVAADIDAGLHYRLPWPFERVEIYRVHETRKTDLGFRTDAAQILRWRDSPPVVSDTGWHSFFTTMNAKPEEGMYLIGDENNLEAKFTIHFRIANPTAFFFDYAKNRDLIALGAESVLRERLASEQIDGVLAGRIKSVADDAALAIQQLLDRYGIGIEVLGVYPVDLHPPVAAVAAFRDVASAMEDRETLIHQAYGAREKALPKARGDAAKRLATASAFAIEVVADSTGRADSFRARATQYARYRAATRWRLFIEAMETSLARRQKILIPSDTATRTKLRVWSGDTRGMTGLLQTGAD; encoded by the coding sequence ATGAGCGGCACTTGGATATATATCATTGAAACCCTGCGCATGGTGTACGTCGTCTTCGTGCAGACGGCGCCCTTCCTGCTGCTCGGCCTGTTCCTCGCCGGGTGGTCGAAAATCGCCATCCGCACCAAGGGCGTGCACCGCTACCTTGGCGGGGGCAATCTGCGCAGCGCCTTCTACGCCGCCGTCTTCGGATTGCCGCTGCCGATTTGTTCCTGCGGCGTGGTGCCGGTTTCGTTGAGTGTCCGCGACAAGGGGGCCAGTCGCGAAGCCAACCTGTCGTTCCTGATCAGCACGCCGGAAACCAGCGTCGACACGTTGGTGATCACCTGGGGGCTGCTCGGTCCGCTGATGACGATCGTTCGCCCCATCGCGGCACTTCTGACCGCGATGTTCGCTGCCGTGCTATCCATCGCCGGGCGCACCGACCGCCCAGACGATCATGACGGCGAAGTCGTGTTACCCGATGCCGAGGCCTGCGAGATCGACGAGGACGCCCACGTGCATGAAGGGGGCTATCACGTCGTTGGCTTCCGCGGCCTGTGGAAATCGTTGGCAGCGGCCTTCGTTGGATTGTACCGACGTTCGAACGCCGAAGGGCCGGACGTCGAGCCGGTGGACGAAGCCGCACCCGATTTCGACCCCGAACACAACCATCACCATGACCCCGTGCCCCTGCGGGTTTTGGTGAGGGACGCCAACCGCTACGCCTTCCGCGAGATGATGGACGACATCTCCGTGTGGTTCGTGCTCGGCATTATTCTCGCCGGCGTCATCGCGGCGGTCGTACCCAATTCCTGGATCGCCAACATCCCGGGCGGCCAGTTGGGCAGCATGCTGTTCGTGCTGGTTCTCTCAGTGCCGATGTACGTTTGCGCGGTGGAGTCCACACCCATCGCCGCGATGCTTATCCTCAAGGGGCTGTCACCGGGCGCGGCGCTCGTGTTTCTGCTGGCCGGGCCGGCGACCAACGCCGCGACACTGCTCATTATCAACCAAGCCTACGGCCGGCGCTTTCTGCGCATTTACCTGACGGCCATCTCCCTGGTCGCCATCCTCTCCGGGATGGCGCTCAACACCTTGCTGAGTTGGACGGGTTGGCAAATCACCAGCCGCGTGGCCGAAACCGGCGCCTTCAGTTTGTGGACGGTGATTTCCGCGCTGTCGGCCTTGCTGCTCCTGGTGCTACTGGGCCTGAGCTTCTACCGCCTCGATTGGCCGACCAAGTGGGTGAGCTTCAAAAGCACGGGCACGCGCATCATCGAAGTGATCAACCTCTTCTTGCCGATACGCTCCCCGGCGGGCGTCATCGCACCCCGTCGCCGTCGCAACCGTTGGGCGGTGATCGTTGCGCTGGTGGCCGCCTACGGGCTCTCGGGATTTTACACCGTCGGTCCCGGCGACGCCGGCTACAAACTGCGCCTGGGCAAACTCGTGGCGGCGGATATTGATGCCGGGCTTCACTACCGGCTACCCTGGCCTTTCGAGCGCGTGGAAATCTACCGGGTGCACGAAACCCGCAAAACCGATTTGGGTTTCCGCACCGACGCGGCGCAGATCCTCCGCTGGCGTGATTCGCCGCCCGTGGTGAGCGATACGGGTTGGCACAGCTTTTTCACGACGATGAACGCCAAGCCGGAAGAGGGAATGTATCTGATCGGCGACGAAAACAACCTCGAGGCCAAGTTCACGATTCATTTCCGCATTGCCAACCCGACGGCGTTCTTTTTCGACTACGCCAAAAACCGCGACTTGATCGCCCTGGGCGCCGAGAGTGTGCTGCGCGAACGCCTCGCGTCCGAGCAAATCGACGGCGTGCTGGCCGGGCGCATTAAATCCGTGGCCGACGACGCGGCGCTGGCGATTCAGCAACTGCTCGATCGCTACGGCATCGGCATCGAAGTGCTGGGCGTGTACCCGGTCGACCTGCATCCGCCGGTGGCCGCTGTCGCGGCGTTTCGTGACGTGGCCAGCGCCATGGAAGATCGCGAAACGCTTATCCACCAAGCATACGGCGCACGTGAAAAGGCCTTGCCCAAGGCCCGCGGTGACGCCGCCAAACGTTTGGCGACCGCCAGCGCGTTTGCCATCGAAGTTGTCGCTGACAGCACCGGTCGCGCCGACTCTTTTCGCGCCCGCGCCACGCAATACGCCCGCTACCGGGCGGCAACGCGGTGGCGCTTGTTCATCGAGGCGATGGAAACCAGCTTGGCCCGGCGTCAAAAAATCCTCATCCCCTCCGACACCGCCACGCGCACCAAGCTGCGCGTATGGTCCGGCGATACCCGCGGCATGACGGGGCTGCTGCAAACGGGAGCTGACTAA
- a CDS encoding protease modulator HflC, with translation MKRWKKGLLLVLVLLAAWWLRTIFFVVNATETAIIARFMGPLDAVYEPGLHLKAPWPIDTVYRFDSRLLVFDHVPTEFLTKDKKNILIDSFAVWRVADEHTFLAKVRSRMNAEILLLEIMTAAINEVVGNYALGSFINVDPEKVQLKEINGAIADICRGPTENAYGISVEDVRINSFNFPVQNRASVIKRMRAERDRIATKYRSEGEEAALKIEAETNLESRKILAEAARDAQRIRGKGEAEAIRIYGEAYTKDPEFYRFLRTLEAYDKMIDKDTTIILRSDSELWKMIDKGAP, from the coding sequence ATGAAGCGTTGGAAAAAAGGGTTGCTGCTGGTTCTTGTTTTACTGGCCGCATGGTGGTTGCGCACCATATTTTTCGTGGTCAACGCGACCGAAACCGCCATCATCGCCCGCTTCATGGGCCCGCTGGACGCCGTGTACGAGCCCGGCCTGCATTTGAAGGCGCCGTGGCCGATCGACACCGTCTATCGATTCGACAGTCGGCTGCTGGTTTTCGACCACGTGCCCACGGAGTTTTTGACCAAGGACAAAAAGAACATTCTGATTGATTCCTTTGCCGTTTGGCGTGTCGCCGACGAGCACACTTTTCTGGCCAAGGTGCGCAGCCGCATGAACGCCGAAATTTTACTCTTGGAAATCATGACCGCCGCCATCAACGAGGTTGTCGGCAACTACGCGCTTGGCAGCTTCATCAACGTCGATCCCGAGAAAGTGCAGCTCAAAGAAATTAATGGCGCAATCGCCGATATCTGCCGCGGGCCGACGGAAAACGCCTACGGGATATCCGTCGAGGACGTGCGGATCAATTCCTTCAATTTCCCGGTGCAAAACCGTGCCAGCGTGATCAAACGCATGCGGGCCGAACGCGACCGTATTGCTACCAAATACCGCAGCGAAGGCGAAGAAGCGGCGTTGAAAATCGAGGCCGAAACCAATCTCGAGAGTCGCAAGATTCTTGCCGAAGCCGCCCGCGACGCCCAGCGTATTCGCGGCAAAGGAGAAGCCGAGGCCATTCGTATTTACGGCGAGGCCTACACCAAAGATCCGGAGTTTTATCGCTTCCTGCGAACCTTGGAAGCGTACGACAAGATGATCGACAAAGACACGACGATCATTCTGCGCAGCGATTCCGAACTCTGGAAAATGATCGACAAGGGAGCGCCGTGA
- the hflK gene encoding FtsH protease activity modulator HflK translates to MNKPPAGLDVRLIQNAVRFWRTRRAVVLAAAAVVVLVLYLASGIYTVPTNQTAALYRFGKLVSDDIASGIHLRLPAPIHRVAMVNTSEVRRMTLKSQTLRTVSMVSGDENLIEVDVAVQYQISDFRRYLTGAEDWDKVIAQSIAAVLGNQLAEMPVDEILTTGKSRIQVALRGAMQQTLEKYGAGLTVISTRLVSIIPPAEAAASFRKVADAKSEKAKRINEAQSKRNQAMSQSRGEAEKVIQESRSTADERVKRAEGDAERFLAILAEYRLARQVTRTDLYLKNMEKVIQRAVVLLHDPRFALDLNLFGPAGGAKAGK, encoded by the coding sequence GTGAACAAACCGCCCGCCGGCTTGGATGTCCGCCTGATTCAGAACGCCGTCCGCTTCTGGCGCACGCGCCGCGCTGTCGTGCTGGCCGCGGCGGCCGTCGTCGTGCTTGTGTTGTACCTGGCATCGGGAATTTACACCGTGCCCACCAATCAAACCGCCGCGCTGTACCGATTCGGCAAGCTGGTTAGCGACGACATCGCCTCGGGCATTCACCTCCGGCTCCCGGCGCCCATCCATCGCGTCGCCATGGTCAACACGTCCGAAGTGCGTCGCATGACGCTCAAGAGCCAAACCCTGCGCACGGTATCGATGGTCTCGGGTGACGAGAACCTGATCGAGGTCGATGTCGCCGTGCAGTACCAAATCAGCGACTTTCGCCGCTATCTCACCGGCGCCGAAGATTGGGACAAGGTCATCGCGCAGTCCATCGCTGCCGTGCTCGGAAACCAACTGGCCGAAATGCCGGTCGACGAAATCCTCACCACCGGTAAAAGCCGCATTCAAGTCGCCCTGCGCGGCGCCATGCAGCAAACCCTCGAAAAATACGGCGCCGGCCTTACGGTCATATCCACGCGCCTGGTTTCCATCATTCCGCCAGCGGAAGCCGCCGCGAGCTTTCGCAAGGTCGCCGACGCTAAAAGCGAGAAGGCCAAGCGCATCAACGAGGCGCAATCCAAGCGCAACCAGGCGATGTCCCAGTCCCGCGGCGAGGCGGAAAAAGTCATACAAGAATCGCGTTCCACGGCCGACGAGCGCGTCAAACGCGCCGAAGGTGACGCCGAACGATTTCTGGCCATTCTCGCCGAGTACCGCCTAGCCCGCCAAGTCACCCGCACCGACCTATATTTGAAAAACATGGAAAAAGTGATACAACGTGCCGTGGTCTTGCTGCATGACCCCAGATTCGCGTTGGACTTGAATTTGTTCGGCCCCGCCGGGGGCGCAAAGGCCGGCAAATAG
- a CDS encoding TetR/AcrR family transcriptional regulator — protein sequence MSPKTRSPEDRHEAILETAHRLFSERGVNGTLLEDVARTARVSKGSLYEVAEDKQDLFYQVCRRQFDSDLDNLERISAKISDPEKLLRRFIKLLLPPSREAPGAYAIIFELVSLSLRDPVFGTKVTDLHTEMRDRLRGLIVRVLREGVTRDQFHSDLDCETVAMVVHSWIDKCWVDWAMIPSMTRAHVLDQAKRFTHFLLTAIRVP from the coding sequence GTGAGCCCAAAAACCCGCAGCCCCGAAGACCGGCATGAAGCCATTCTGGAAACCGCCCATCGCCTATTTTCCGAACGCGGCGTGAACGGGACGTTGCTGGAAGACGTCGCGCGAACGGCGCGCGTCAGCAAGGGCAGTTTGTACGAAGTCGCCGAAGATAAGCAGGACCTTTTCTATCAAGTTTGCCGCCGGCAATTCGACAGTGACCTGGACAATCTCGAACGCATTTCGGCGAAGATCAGCGACCCGGAAAAACTGCTGCGGCGATTCATCAAGCTGCTATTGCCGCCTTCTCGCGAAGCGCCCGGCGCCTATGCCATTATCTTCGAACTTGTCAGCCTTTCGCTACGCGATCCGGTTTTCGGCACAAAGGTTACCGATCTGCACACCGAAATGCGCGACCGCCTGAGAGGCCTCATCGTTCGCGTTCTGCGTGAAGGCGTCACGCGCGATCAATTTCATTCGGATCTCGACTGCGAGACCGTCGCCATGGTCGTTCACAGTTGGATCGATAAATGTTGGGTTGATTGGGCTATGATTCCCAGCATGACGCGCGCTCACGTGCTGGATCAGGCCAAACGCTTCACGCACTTTTTGCTGACCGCGATTCGCGTCCCTTAG
- a CDS encoding TonB-dependent receptor, which yields MPRNFHEVLMTRALPWVLLVTLLVGIVCPAAAAEPEEDDVELPPVTVAARRLNESTEDPPAFVEVIEMKDYAGRFVSTEEVLRQAAGVNVKQFGGLGSTATISIRGANANQVVVLVDGVRMNSSAGGAVDVSTISPEQIERIEVIRGGGGALYGEGAVGGVVNIVTKKGSGAGQSQIAATYGSFNTFRGAASHAGASDHWNYLAGASYLHSDGNFPFDNDNGTTLDSRDDFEDTRANNELDQRDLLLRVGYAPSAQVDVTLQNDFFSADSGVPGIVTFPSRYAHRRLWRDTSTLTAALTGLGLPQLAFKTRLAHRIESLVFHDPRGEQTGVPLASRRTETEPGAQQSISYAWGDHQWWTLTGEYRYSRLSDRDFDAPDRHTSSGSLSDQVVLWREIVTVVGAIRYDDISDTGSQWSPKGGLVLRPWEPLAIKGNVGRSYRAPNFSELYFSQGLMVGNPDLKPEEAFHYDAGLRLDFSPWVFVEGAFFRSEVRHLIEYLLISGFRYVPYNFGRATITGIELSWRMQPVDWFSLAGAYTFTDAIDETDDPNRKGKRIPGRPPHVGFARAEGHAGLVRPFVEYNYVGENYITQANTKVLAAREIWNAGVVFVVAPGRRIGWEVKNLSDQRAVDVRGFPLPGRAFYLSLEYGF from the coding sequence ATGCCGCGAAACTTCCATGAGGTGTTGATGACGCGGGCGCTGCCGTGGGTGCTGCTGGTAACGTTGTTGGTGGGGATCGTGTGTCCGGCCGCGGCTGCCGAGCCCGAAGAAGACGACGTCGAACTGCCGCCCGTGACGGTCGCGGCCCGCCGGCTCAACGAATCGACCGAAGACCCGCCCGCCTTCGTGGAAGTGATCGAGATGAAAGACTACGCCGGGCGTTTCGTTTCGACCGAAGAGGTGTTGCGCCAGGCGGCAGGCGTGAACGTCAAGCAGTTCGGCGGGTTGGGGTCCACGGCGACGATTTCCATTCGCGGCGCGAACGCCAACCAGGTCGTGGTGCTGGTGGACGGCGTGCGCATGAACTCCTCGGCGGGCGGCGCGGTGGACGTGAGCACGATCTCCCCCGAGCAGATCGAGCGCATTGAGGTCATACGCGGCGGCGGCGGCGCGCTGTACGGTGAGGGCGCGGTCGGCGGCGTCGTGAACATCGTGACCAAGAAGGGTTCGGGAGCCGGTCAGTCCCAGATCGCGGCGACCTACGGTTCGTTCAACACCTTTCGCGGCGCGGCGTCCCACGCGGGGGCGAGCGATCACTGGAATTATCTCGCGGGGGCTTCCTACCTGCACAGCGACGGCAATTTTCCCTTCGACAACGACAACGGCACGACGCTGGATTCACGCGACGATTTCGAAGACACCCGCGCCAACAACGAATTGGACCAGCGCGACCTGCTGCTGCGGGTGGGCTACGCGCCCAGCGCTCAAGTCGACGTGACGCTGCAAAACGATTTCTTTTCCGCCGATTCCGGCGTGCCGGGCATCGTGACCTTTCCCTCGCGGTATGCACACCGCCGTTTGTGGCGGGACACGTCGACGCTAACCGCGGCGCTGACCGGTCTTGGCTTGCCGCAATTGGCGTTCAAGACGCGCTTGGCGCATCGCATCGAAAGCTTGGTGTTCCACGATCCGCGGGGCGAACAAACCGGCGTACCGCTTGCCTCGCGGCGTACCGAAACCGAACCCGGAGCGCAACAATCCATCAGTTACGCCTGGGGCGATCACCAATGGTGGACGCTGACCGGCGAATATCGCTATTCGCGATTGAGCGACCGTGATTTCGACGCGCCCGACCGCCATACGAGTTCGGGTTCGCTGTCGGACCAAGTGGTTTTGTGGCGGGAGATTGTCACGGTGGTCGGCGCGATTCGATACGACGATATCTCCGATACGGGCTCTCAGTGGAGCCCCAAAGGCGGGCTGGTGCTGAGGCCGTGGGAGCCGTTGGCGATCAAGGGCAACGTGGGGCGCAGTTACCGCGCGCCGAATTTTTCCGAGTTGTATTTCAGCCAGGGCTTGATGGTCGGTAATCCGGATTTGAAGCCGGAGGAAGCATTCCATTACGACGCGGGCCTGCGTCTGGACTTTTCGCCGTGGGTGTTTGTCGAAGGCGCGTTTTTCCGTAGTGAAGTGCGGCACTTGATCGAGTACCTGCTCATCAGTGGTTTTCGCTACGTGCCGTACAATTTCGGTCGCGCGACGATCACCGGCATAGAGTTGTCGTGGCGGATGCAGCCGGTGGATTGGTTTTCGCTCGCCGGGGCTTATACCTTCACCGACGCCATCGACGAAACCGATGATCCCAACCGCAAAGGGAAGCGGATTCCGGGCCGACCGCCGCACGTGGGGTTCGCCCGGGCCGAAGGGCACGCGGGGCTGGTTCGGCCTTTTGTTGAATACAACTATGTGGGCGAGAACTACATCACGCAGGCGAACACCAAGGTGTTGGCGGCGCGGGAAATTTGGAACGCGGGCGTGGTGTTCGTGGTCGCGCCGGGGCGACGCATCGGTTGGGAAGTGAAAAACCTGAGCGACCAACGCGCGGTGGACGTACGTGGTTTCCCGTTGCCGGGGCGGGCGTTCTATTTGTCGCTGGAATACGGGTTCTAA
- a CDS encoding SGNH/GDSL hydrolase family protein, translating to MVTALFRFALKHLPRLTRALRHHWLLVLCLLLFSMEFTLRVYHVPYRITWIPEFPAYDRMLFYRFVYSVQDRVEYAPGTYCTMKSHGSFFIRGNGDDSPPPAPTADPVVVCLGGSTTWGGSVNDEETFPASLEQLLRRKRKDARVYNLGVPGSSTFYGLARGIPDALDLDPDTVVIAYGGLNDSFKVHFRESTYRPTSRLLMLLRSFHLYRVGEAAAFRYVLFPRPVMRVTREEYGANLESMTRRLRERGVAVVFVTEAIVPERMNRHDFIEQSFIDSLSGEMIKRSRQLNVPVVVAQRCLGSQFATLYQKNGIHWTAQGNAKIAACLADELAQSRQNQSSSGQ from the coding sequence ATGGTCACCGCGTTGTTTCGCTTCGCTTTGAAACACCTGCCGCGCTTGACCCGCGCCCTCCGCCACCATTGGTTGCTCGTGTTGTGCCTGTTGTTGTTCTCGATGGAGTTTACGCTGCGCGTGTATCACGTTCCGTATCGCATCACTTGGATACCCGAGTTCCCCGCGTACGATCGCATGCTCTTCTATCGCTTTGTCTACTCGGTTCAAGACCGCGTCGAGTATGCCCCCGGCACCTATTGCACGATGAAAAGCCACGGCTCGTTTTTCATTCGCGGTAACGGCGATGACTCGCCGCCCCCCGCGCCAACGGCCGATCCCGTCGTGGTTTGCCTGGGCGGCTCGACCACCTGGGGAGGCAGTGTCAACGATGAGGAAACCTTCCCGGCGAGCCTCGAACAGCTACTTCGCCGGAAAAGAAAAGACGCCCGTGTATACAACCTGGGCGTGCCGGGATCGTCCACTTTCTACGGACTGGCGCGCGGCATCCCCGACGCCCTCGACCTCGATCCCGACACCGTGGTCATCGCCTACGGCGGGTTGAACGACTCGTTCAAAGTACACTTCCGCGAATCGACGTACCGCCCGACCTCGCGGCTGTTGATGTTGTTGCGCTCGTTTCATCTTTATCGCGTCGGCGAGGCGGCCGCCTTCCGGTACGTGCTGTTTCCGCGCCCCGTGATGCGCGTCACGCGTGAGGAATACGGCGCCAATCTGGAGAGCATGACACGTCGCTTGCGTGAACGCGGCGTCGCCGTGGTGTTCGTTACCGAGGCGATCGTTCCCGAGCGCATGAACCGGCATGACTTCATCGAGCAATCCTTCATTGATTCTCTCAGCGGCGAAATGATCAAGCGCTCCCGGCAGCTCAATGTGCCCGTGGTCGTGGCACAACGATGCCTCGGTTCGCAATTTGCGACCCTCTACCAGAAGAACGGCATTCATTGGACGGCGCAGGGCAACGCGAAAATCGCGGCCTGCCTCGCGGACGAATTGGCTCAGTCGAGGCAGAACCAGTCGTCGTCGGGACAGTGA
- a CDS encoding penicillin-insensitive murein endopeptidase: MKQKLAILGTLLLALSLAACSGMRRIPEKTGSVGRCNDGYLVGGVQLPSSGEIIVLEPQFAYGTPTLVHSIEAAAADMRANYPDTVSMVVGHLSRPEGGPLRPHKSHQSGRDFDVAYYAKDNQLIRGFVDMRRGKLDVAKTWEFIELMLEHADVQYILMDWDVQKIMYEELRLFESEWKLRKLFQYPRKPGNRTGVIRHAPSHHNHMHIRIHCPDDDWFCLD, encoded by the coding sequence ATGAAACAGAAACTCGCGATATTAGGCACTTTATTGTTGGCATTGAGCCTCGCAGCCTGTTCGGGCATGCGCCGGATTCCCGAAAAGACCGGTAGTGTCGGGCGCTGCAACGACGGCTACCTGGTCGGCGGCGTGCAATTGCCCTCGAGCGGCGAGATTATTGTACTTGAACCGCAATTCGCGTACGGCACGCCGACGCTGGTGCACAGCATCGAAGCCGCCGCGGCCGATATGCGGGCCAATTATCCGGACACGGTGTCGATGGTCGTCGGGCATTTATCGCGGCCCGAGGGCGGTCCCTTACGACCGCATAAAAGCCACCAAAGCGGACGCGATTTCGACGTCGCCTATTACGCCAAGGACAACCAGCTCATCCGCGGTTTCGTCGATATGCGCCGCGGCAAACTCGACGTGGCCAAGACCTGGGAATTCATCGAGTTGATGCTCGAGCACGCCGACGTCCAGTACATTTTGATGGATTGGGATGTTCAGAAAATCATGTATGAGGAACTGAGACTATTCGAGTCGGAGTGGAAGCTCCGGAAGCTGTTTCAGTATCCCCGGAAGCCCGGTAACCGCACGGGCGTCATCCGCCACGCGCCCAGCCACCACAACCACATGCACATCCGCATTCACTGTCCCGACGACGACTGGTTCTGCCTCGACTGA
- a CDS encoding DegT/DnrJ/EryC1/StrS family aminotransferase: MAVPLLDLQAQYAQIGEEIEARVLEVCRSGRFILGPLVEQFERETAAYCGVDAALGVSSGSDALIMALMNAGVGPGDEVVTTPFSFFATVGAIVRVGATPVFADIDPASFNLDEEKALAAITDKTKAVVLVHLFGRWCECDRLLAECEKRGIALIEDAAQAIGCEDARGRRAGSVGHYGCFSFFPSKNLGAFGDGGLLTVRDAETARRVALLRNHGMDPPYVHHVVGGNFRLDAMQAAVLLVKLPYLDGWHTARQANAERYVEVFEAAGVPANAVRLPATGHGRHIFNQYTVRAARRDDLLAYLRERGIGCAVYYPHGLHVQPCFADLGYAEGDFPEAEKASREVLSLPVYPELTRAMQGEVAAAIAAFYAAG; the protein is encoded by the coding sequence ATGGCAGTACCACTACTTGACCTGCAAGCCCAATACGCCCAAATCGGCGAGGAAATCGAAGCCCGCGTGCTCGAAGTCTGCCGCTCCGGACGCTTCATCCTCGGCCCTCTCGTGGAACAGTTCGAGCGAGAAACCGCCGCGTATTGCGGAGTCGATGCGGCGCTCGGCGTCTCCTCGGGCAGCGACGCGCTCATCATGGCGCTCATGAACGCCGGTGTCGGACCGGGCGACGAAGTCGTCACCACGCCCTTTTCCTTCTTCGCCACCGTCGGCGCGATTGTGCGCGTGGGCGCCACACCCGTGTTCGCCGACATCGACCCGGCAAGTTTCAACCTCGACGAAGAAAAAGCGCTCGCGGCGATAACCGACAAAACCAAGGCCGTCGTCCTCGTCCATCTTTTCGGCCGCTGGTGCGAGTGCGACCGCCTGCTCGCCGAGTGTGAAAAGCGGGGCATCGCCCTGATCGAAGACGCCGCCCAGGCCATCGGCTGTGAAGACGCACGCGGTCGCCGCGCCGGCAGTGTCGGGCATTACGGCTGCTTCAGCTTCTTCCCCAGCAAAAACCTCGGCGCTTTCGGCGACGGCGGCCTGCTTACCGTGCGCGACGCCGAGACCGCCCGCCGCGTGGCTCTGCTGCGCAACCACGGCATGGACCCGCCCTACGTGCACCACGTGGTCGGCGGCAATTTCCGGTTGGACGCGATGCAAGCGGCGGTGTTGTTGGTGAAGCTGCCGTATCTCGACGGCTGGCACACCGCCCGCCAGGCCAACGCCGAGCGTTACGTGGAGGTTTTCGAGGCCGCCGGAGTACCGGCAAATGCGGTTCGCTTGCCCGCAACCGGTCACGGGCGGCACATTTTCAACCAGTACACGGTGCGGGCCGCGCGGCGCGACGACCTGCTGGCCTACCTGCGCGAGCGTGGTATCGGCTGCGCCGTCTACTATCCGCATGGCCTGCACGTGCAGCCCTGCTTCGCCGATTTGGGTTACGCGGAAGGTGATTTCCCGGAGGCCGAAAAGGCGTCACGCGAAGTGCTCTCGTTGCCGGTATATCCGGAATTGACCAGGGCCATGCAAGGGGAAGTTGCCGCGGCGATCGCCGCGTTTTACGCCGCGGGTTAG